Proteins encoded within one genomic window of Deltaproteobacteria bacterium:
- a CDS encoding IclR family transcriptional regulator, which translates to MKSLFKALDIIETLAEAGEMGIRELSAATGYPPATTHRIVSALGERSYLRKMPESNRYSLSPKFLLLADSIQERFEIALITRPHLEKLMRQSGENANLCVRNGVDVIYIDHVHSRRHNLRIFTHIGANAPLHATGVGKIFLSWMAPDQFAGFLERIKFETLTPHTITDPDDLRDEIEKIKKQGYALDDQEKELGVRCIAAPLMNHRGEVVAAISISGAAQRISDSRLSGLADMVKETARTISNRLGYSEKRVEKE; encoded by the coding sequence ATGAAATCTTTATTCAAAGCGCTGGATATCATCGAGACCCTTGCGGAAGCGGGTGAAATGGGAATCAGGGAACTTTCGGCCGCAACCGGCTATCCACCGGCAACCACTCACCGCATCGTTTCCGCTCTGGGGGAAAGATCCTATCTGCGCAAAATGCCGGAATCGAACCGCTACAGCCTTTCACCGAAATTTTTGCTTCTGGCCGACAGCATCCAGGAGCGCTTCGAGATTGCACTGATCACCCGCCCCCATCTGGAAAAACTGATGCGCCAAAGCGGGGAGAACGCCAATCTGTGCGTGCGCAACGGGGTGGACGTCATTTACATCGACCATGTGCACAGCCGACGGCACAATCTCAGAATTTTCACCCACATCGGGGCCAATGCCCCGCTGCATGCCACCGGGGTCGGCAAAATTTTCCTGAGTTGGATGGCGCCTGATCAGTTTGCAGGTTTTCTGGAACGTATCAAGTTCGAGACGTTGACGCCCCACACGATTACCGACCCGGATGACCTGCGCGATGAAATTGAAAAAATAAAAAAACAAGGGTACGCCCTGGATGATCAGGAAAAAGAACTGGGCGTGCGGTGCATCGCCGCTCCCCTGATGAATCACAGGGGGGAAGTGGTGGCGGCCATTTCCATTTCCGGGGCTGCCCAGCGCATCTCGGACAGCCGGCTGTCCGGCTTGGCCGACATGGTAAAAGAAACCGCGCGTACGATTTCAAATCGATTGGGATATAGTGAAAAAAGAGTAGAGAAGGAATAG
- a CDS encoding FAD-dependent oxidoreductase: MRTVTESRKEIPVIAETEVLVVGGGPAGLAAALAAAREKTDTMLVERFGCFGGNITQAAVESIAWYRHNGTVESQGIGLEFEQRALEMHASWPEPQSDSQALDTELFKVVADRLIIESGVRPLLHCLGVRPIVEEGVVKGVITESKSGRQAILAKRVIDASGDADLAHRAGAPCTMAPVQELLGVTVNFACSGVDARRFLTYVKQQHPTLKDWCVKTSGKENGLFSPFIREPFEKAKAAGEIPEDVGLGGTWGTVTPDGEVTHLNVVYMPGYDPTDVRDLTRGEMDGRRQAVWAVEALKKYAPGFEKARLRNFSTALGIRESRKIVGRCRLTEQDVRSQGRFEDSIGIFPEFLDGYGVVIIPTTGRYFQVPYGITLPQTVENLLVAGRCVAGDQGSHAATRAMTCCALTGQGTGVAAAQSIKDGKTTREVDIHKVQKALEKQGVRIR; the protein is encoded by the coding sequence ATGCGGACAGTCACCGAAAGCCGAAAAGAAATTCCCGTAATTGCCGAAACAGAGGTCCTGGTGGTCGGCGGCGGGCCGGCGGGTCTGGCGGCCGCGCTGGCGGCCGCCCGTGAAAAAACGGACACCATGCTGGTCGAACGTTTTGGATGCTTCGGGGGCAATATCACGCAAGCCGCGGTTGAATCCATCGCCTGGTATCGCCACAACGGCACCGTCGAGTCACAGGGCATCGGCCTGGAATTCGAACAACGCGCCCTGGAGATGCATGCCAGCTGGCCGGAGCCTCAGTCCGACAGCCAGGCCCTCGACACCGAGCTTTTCAAGGTGGTGGCCGACCGGCTGATCATCGAATCCGGCGTCAGGCCGCTGCTGCACTGCCTCGGTGTCCGCCCGATCGTGGAAGAGGGTGTCGTCAAAGGCGTCATCACCGAAAGCAAGTCAGGCCGACAGGCCATCCTGGCAAAACGGGTCATCGATGCCAGCGGAGACGCCGACCTGGCCCATCGTGCCGGCGCACCCTGCACCATGGCCCCTGTGCAGGAACTGCTCGGGGTAACGGTCAATTTCGCATGCAGCGGCGTGGACGCAAGACGCTTTTTGACGTATGTCAAACAGCAGCATCCCACCCTGAAAGACTGGTGCGTAAAAACCTCGGGAAAAGAGAACGGCCTCTTCAGCCCCTTCATCCGGGAGCCCTTTGAAAAAGCCAAAGCCGCCGGTGAAATCCCGGAGGATGTCGGCCTCGGCGGCACCTGGGGCACGGTTACGCCCGATGGGGAGGTCACCCATTTGAACGTCGTTTACATGCCGGGCTATGATCCCACCGACGTGCGCGATCTGACCCGTGGAGAAATGGACGGCCGCCGTCAGGCGGTCTGGGCTGTCGAGGCTCTGAAAAAATACGCCCCGGGCTTCGAAAAAGCCAGGCTGCGCAATTTTTCCACCGCCCTGGGAATACGCGAATCGAGAAAGATCGTCGGCCGCTGCCGCCTGACCGAGCAGGATGTCCGCTCTCAGGGCCGGTTTGAAGATTCCATCGGGATCTTCCCCGAATTTCTGGACGGTTATGGCGTGGTGATTATCCCCACCACGGGCCGTTATTTCCAGGTCCCCTACGGCATCACCCTCCCGCAAACGGTGGAAAACCTGCTGGTTGCCGGGCGTTGTGTCGCCGGCGACCAGGGGTCGCATGCCGCCACCAGGGCCATGACCTGCTGCGCACTGACCGGACAGGGCACCGGTGTGGCCGCGGCCCAGTCGATAAAAGACGGCAAGACAACCAGGGAAGTCGATATCCACAAAGTACAGAAGGCCCTGGAGAAGCAGGGGGTGAGAATCCGTTAA
- a CDS encoding FAD-dependent oxidoreductase: protein MKIVRETVDVVIAGGGTAGHVAAIQAARAGVKTAVVEAGSMLGGTMTDGGVYMPNHFFSIDGPVVQGIAWELYTKSKAIEGLPVPDYRKRRPLDTPGYYSYINVPIYAALAEREALEAGVVIHYHEFVAEVRAVGGIWEIVSLGRGIRRITRAREIIDCSGDADVVRILGLGVERARRPQPGAYQYKIEGIEYEQVWKKEVQQIYDEAVAAGKLEAGDFAYARTKPFSYYLAHGGHNATHLYAADTSDAEGQTRANLDGRARMLRMFQFLKSEIPGCERAVLKTMYGRALSRESYRVKGEYTITRKDFMQAKDFKDKVCNAFNYIDMHSREKGCEEIFHASEHLVPTVPFRALIPKGASRLTVAGRIVSAERMALAGIRAQCVCMAMGQAMGAAAAMAVKKGVP, encoded by the coding sequence GTGAAAATCGTGCGTGAAACGGTCGATGTGGTGATTGCCGGAGGCGGTACGGCCGGGCATGTGGCGGCCATACAGGCGGCCCGCGCCGGGGTGAAGACCGCCGTCGTCGAGGCGGGCAGCATGCTGGGCGGGACCATGACGGATGGGGGCGTTTACATGCCCAACCATTTTTTCAGTATCGACGGACCGGTGGTTCAGGGTATTGCCTGGGAACTGTACACGAAATCGAAGGCTATCGAGGGCCTGCCCGTGCCGGACTACCGCAAGCGCAGGCCCTTGGATACGCCCGGGTACTACAGCTACATCAATGTCCCCATATATGCCGCCTTGGCGGAAAGGGAGGCTCTAGAGGCCGGCGTGGTTATCCACTACCACGAATTCGTGGCCGAGGTGCGGGCGGTGGGTGGCATTTGGGAGATTGTCTCACTGGGCCGCGGCATCCGGCGCATCACCAGGGCTAGAGAGATCATCGACTGCAGCGGTGATGCCGATGTGGTCAGGATTCTGGGCCTGGGCGTTGAGCGGGCTAGAAGGCCTCAGCCCGGTGCTTATCAGTACAAGATCGAAGGCATCGAGTATGAGCAGGTGTGGAAAAAAGAAGTACAGCAGATCTATGACGAAGCCGTGGCTGCGGGGAAGTTGGAGGCGGGCGATTTCGCCTATGCCAGGACCAAACCCTTCAGCTATTACCTGGCACATGGAGGTCACAACGCCACCCATCTCTACGCCGCCGACACGTCTGATGCCGAGGGTCAGACCCGGGCCAACCTGGATGGCCGCGCCCGGATGCTGCGCATGTTTCAATTTTTAAAATCCGAGATACCCGGATGCGAACGCGCGGTTCTCAAAACCATGTACGGCCGGGCCCTGTCGCGGGAGTCCTATCGCGTAAAGGGGGAATACACGATTACCAGAAAGGATTTCATGCAGGCAAAGGATTTCAAAGACAAGGTGTGCAACGCGTTCAACTACATCGACATGCACAGCCGTGAAAAGGGGTGTGAGGAAATTTTTCACGCTTCAGAGCACCTGGTTCCAACGGTGCCTTTCAGGGCCTTGATCCCCAAGGGAGCCTCCAGGCTCACGGTTGCCGGACGTATCGTTTCCGCAGAGCGGATGGCGCTGGCAGGCATCCGGGCCCAGTGTGTCTGCATGGCCATGGGGCAGGCCATGGGTGCGGCAGCCGCCATGGCCGTTAAAAAGGGCGTCCC
- a CDS encoding alanine--glyoxylate aminotransferase family protein, which translates to MIETLEKIEPILLMGPGPSCVPEDVYAALASPTIGHLDPVFITIMDKVKQQLRSLFNTGNALTMPISGTGSAGMETCFVNLVEPGDRVLVLINGVFGMRMQDVATRLGAEVNVLEYTWGTPVDPEEVARKVAENDYKIVAVVHAETSTGVRNPVEKIGGAVRDSGALFLVDTVTSLGGIEVAVDAWHADAVYSGTQKCLSCPPGLAPISFSAAAVKAVEARKTKVPNWYLDLSMLLRYWEGETRTYHHTAPINMIYGLHQALALILEEGTASVFHRHAEQHRNLVKGLETLGLEMLVAEPYRLPMLNAVKLPADIDEAAVRGRLRKEHRIEIGAGLGPLAGKIWRIGLMGHTARVENVQRFLAALKEILSRL; encoded by the coding sequence ATGATTGAAACCCTGGAGAAGATAGAACCGATACTGTTGATGGGGCCCGGCCCCTCCTGTGTGCCCGAAGACGTTTATGCCGCCCTGGCGAGCCCCACCATCGGCCACCTGGACCCGGTTTTCATCACCATCATGGACAAGGTCAAGCAGCAGCTGCGCAGCCTTTTCAATACCGGAAATGCCCTGACCATGCCCATATCCGGTACCGGGTCGGCCGGGATGGAAACTTGTTTTGTCAACTTGGTAGAGCCGGGTGACCGTGTGCTTGTCCTTATCAACGGCGTATTCGGTATGCGGATGCAGGACGTGGCCACCCGTTTGGGCGCCGAAGTCAATGTGCTCGAGTACACCTGGGGAACGCCGGTCGATCCGGAAGAGGTCGCCCGGAAAGTGGCGGAAAACGACTACAAAATCGTGGCCGTGGTGCACGCCGAAACCTCTACCGGCGTGAGGAATCCGGTCGAAAAGATCGGCGGTGCCGTCAGGGACAGCGGTGCCCTTTTTCTGGTGGATACGGTCACCAGCCTGGGAGGCATCGAAGTGGCGGTGGACGCCTGGCATGCGGATGCGGTGTACAGCGGGACACAGAAATGCCTTTCCTGTCCGCCGGGACTCGCGCCCATATCGTTTTCCGCTGCCGCGGTAAAGGCGGTAGAGGCCCGCAAGACCAAGGTGCCCAACTGGTATCTGGACCTGAGCATGCTCCTGCGGTACTGGGAGGGGGAGACGCGCACCTATCACCACACCGCTCCCATCAATATGATCTACGGCCTGCACCAGGCCCTGGCGTTGATCCTGGAAGAGGGCACGGCTTCCGTGTTTCACCGTCATGCAGAGCAGCACCGGAACCTGGTGAAAGGGCTGGAAACACTTGGATTGGAAATGCTGGTGGCAGAGCCCTACCGTCTGCCCATGCTGAACGCCGTAAAACTGCCTGCAGACATTGACGAGGCCGCCGTTCGCGGGCGTTTGCGCAAGGAGCACCGGATTGAAATCGGTGCCGGGCTGGGACCTTTGGCCGGGAAAATATGGCGGATCGGTTTGATGGGTCACACGGCCCGGGTTGAAAACGTCCAGCGTTTTTTGGCGGCACTTAAAGAGATTCTGAGCCGTCTGTGA